From one Trifolium pratense cultivar HEN17-A07 linkage group LG1, ARS_RC_1.1, whole genome shotgun sequence genomic stretch:
- the LOC123916685 gene encoding glutaredoxin-C6-like, with product MQDLRRYSNDIIQLDLATTTNTATTTTTTTMSMNSNSSSSLSIDIDESAETKIHRLITEHPVIIFTRSSCCMCHVMKKLLSTIGVNPTVIELDDNEIASLSHDDDDDLASVLRNRSPAVFIGGACIGGLESLVALHVSGHLVPKLVQVGALYVR from the coding sequence ATGCAAGACCTACGCCGTTACTCAAACGACATAATCCAACTCGACCTagccaccaccaccaacaccgCAACAACCACCACAACAACAACCATGTCAATGAATTCAAACTCCTCTTCCTCCTTATCAATCGACATCGACGAATCAGCCGAAACTAAAATCCACCGTCTCATAACAGAACATCCAGTCATCATCTTCACACGATCTTCTTGCTGCATGTGTCACGTCATGAAGAAGCTTCTCTCAACAATCGGCGTTAATCCAACGGTCATCGAATTAGATGATAACGAGATCGCTTCTCTTtctcatgatgatgatgatgatcttgcCTCCGTTCTTCGTAACCGTTCTCCTGCCGTCTTCATCGGTGGTGCTTGCATCGGCGGACTAGAGTCTCTTGTTGCTCTCCACGTCAGCGGTCATCTTGTTCCTAAACTCGTTCAAGTCGGTGCTCTTTATGTACGATAA
- the LOC123916702 gene encoding RHOMBOID-like protein 8 has product MGAPRKNFLAEHHQTWRLFTFPFLHAGVFHLVINLCSVIYAGIHLEQEFGPLRIGIIYILSAFVGALVASLFLQNIPVVGASGALFGLLGTLLSELVWNKKFHNNKITEIASLVFVFVCNFLLGFLPYVVNFSNIGGFISGFLLGTVLLLSPQFQQVAPSKGDQIDYSLKSYMLKFKQKPDRSVTRIVSLILFTMLLAGCLVAVHYGINIKGEDVGKKKRRRRNLIEKERKFMKRRTNLVEKLRVRMNKSVLEEEDQDCCYPQYSERKVSKAERIKAI; this is encoded by the exons ATGGGAGctccaagaaagaactttttGGCAGAACATCATCAAACATGGCGTCTTTTTACATTTCCATTTTTGCACGCTGGAGTCTTCCATCTTGTTATCAATCTCTGCAGTGTCATCTATGCTGGGATTCACCTTGAGCAGGAGTTTGGGCCAT TAAGGATTGGTATAATCTATATACTATCTGCTTTTGTGGGTGCTTTAGTggcttctctttttcttcaaaacaTCCCTGTTGTTGGTGCTTCTGGTGCTTTATTTGGATTACTAGGAACATTGCTTTCAGAACTTGTTTGGAACAAGAAATTTCATAACAATAAG ATTACAGAAATAGCTTCATTAGTCTTTGTCTTTGTGTGCAACTTCTTGCTTGGTTTTCTTCCGTATGTAGTCAATTTTTCAAACATTGGAGGTTTTATATCAGGATTCCTTCTTGGAACTGTTCTATTACTCTCCCCACAGTTCCAACAAGTAGCTCCAAGTAAAGGAGATCAAATTGATTACAGTCTCAAAAGTTACATGTTGAAGTTCAAGCAAAAGCCAGACAGATCAGTTACTAGGATTGTTTCTCTTATCCTCTTCACCATGTT ATTGGCTGGTTGTCTTGTTGCAGTTCATTATGGAATCAACATCAAGGGGGAAGatgtgggaaaaaaaaaaaggagaagaagaaacctgatagaaaaagaaagaaaatttatGAAGAGAAGAACAAATCTGGTGGAAAAATTAAGAGTGAGGATGAACAAATCTGTGTTGGAGGAAGAGGATCAGGACTGTTGTTATCCTCAATACAGTGAACGGAAGGTGTCAAAGGCGGAAAGAATTAAGGCGATATGA
- the LOC123916712 gene encoding uncharacterized protein LOC123916712, with protein sequence MLLINNNMSLELEWESPTSSPPTPPSPLPISYGAGNRKYSFSASSTSSPPFSTPASAENLSLLHLQKTFDVPNVPSVFSVDRHDPPESESKSTCLKDLLAWFINFLCSNDK encoded by the exons ATGTTGTTGATTAATAATAACATGAGTTTGGAGTTAGAGTGGGAGTCACCAACATCATCACCTCCTACACCTCCCTCTCCACTACCAATAAGTTATGGAGCAGGAAACAGGAAATACTCTTTCTCAGCTTCTTCAACTTCATCGCCGCCTTTCTCAACCCCTGCGTCTGCCGAAAATCTCTCCCTTCTGCATCTGCAAAAGACATTTGATGTTCCTAATGTGCCTTCAGTATTTTCCGTGGATCGCCATGATCCTCCGGAATCGGAATCCAAAAGTACATGCCTCAAGGACTT GTTGGCATggtttataaattttctttGTTCCAACGACAAGTAG
- the LOC123894030 gene encoding uncharacterized protein LOC123894030: MGISVSKRVNNTFQNSDRFNSACDSAFSQCLSLTQHAFEGVLPYQLKTASDQIHTIISVHPLIHKWVPQPPDRTQVDSALRHILPSDHGSDNVLRLPMFKDWARYLYTDAVLSSATKALIVRVPVGVAGIVGIGAVAHSGPALVGTFVGAYSLGVALSIFLGLSS; encoded by the coding sequence atggGGATATCAGTGTCAAAGCGAGTTAACAACACTTTCCAGAACTCAGACCGATTCAACTCAGCATGTGACTCGGCGTTCTCTCAATGTCTTTCTCTAACTCAACACGCTTTCGAAGGAGTTTTACCTTACCAACTCAAAACCGCTTCCGATCAAATCCACACCATCATCTCCGTCCATCCACTCATCCACAAGTGGGTCCCACAACCTCCTGATCGGACTCAAGTTGATTCCGCCCTCCGCCATATCCTTCCGTCCGATCACGGCAGCGATAACGTCCTCCGACTTCCGATGTTCAAGGATTGGGCTCGTTATCTTTACACTGACGCTGTTTTGTCTTCAGCTACTAAAGCGTTGATTGTCCGAGTTCCTGTTGGTGTCGCCGGAATCGTTGGAATTGGTGCCGTTGCTCACTCCGGTCCGGCACTGGTTGGAACTTTCGTTGGAGCTTATTCTCTCGGTGTTGCTCTCTCTATTTTTCTTGGTTTATCCTcgtaa
- the LOC123916722 gene encoding beta-fructofuranosidase, insoluble isoenzyme CWINV6 isoform X1, with protein sequence MKNFAAQVLLVIIYFLINSRNGIEASTHDNNIDHIKYRIPEEQPYRTSYHFQPPQNWMNDPNAPMYYKGVYHLFYQHNPYAATFGDIIIWAHSVSYDLINWIHLNNALEPSDSFDINSCWSGSATILPGEKPAILYTGIDHNKHQVQNLAIPKNISDPFLREWQKHPQNPVMTPPSGVEENNFRDPSTAWHGKDGKWRVIIGAQNGDEGKTILYQSEDFVNWTVNPNPFFATDNTGVCECPDFFPVYINSTNGVDTSVENSSVRHVLKISYLTKQHDYYFVGRYVSGQEKFNPDVTFTGTSKDLRYDYGKFYASKSFFDYAKNRRILWGWVNESDTTQDDIEKGWAGLQTIPRQVWLDKSGKRLIQWPIEEVENLRNKQISIIGKKLEGGSTLEISGITASQVDVEVLFDLPELENGEWLEDPSEVDPQLLCSKQYESRSGKIGPFGLLALASKDLTEQTAVFFQIYRTSNRYVCLMCSDQSRSSLRKDLDKTTYGTIFDIDSNLKTISLRSLIDKSIIESFGDGGKACVTSRVYPLLAIEKDAHLYVFNNGSQSVVISQLNAWSMKQAEIGHKGNINCA encoded by the exons aTGAAAAACTTTGCAGCACAAGTATTGCTTGTGATCATTTATTTTCTGATAAACAGTAGAAATGGAATTGAGGCATCAACACATGATAACAATATTGATCATATCAAGTATAGGATACCTGAAGAACAACCTTACAGAACTTCTTATCATTTTCAGCCTCCACAAAATTGGATGAACG ATCCAAATG CCCCTATGTACTACAAAGGTGTTTACCACCTTTTCTACCAACACAATCCTTATGCAGCAACATTTGGTGATATAATCATATGGGCTCATTCTGTATCCTATGATCTCATCAATTGGATTCATCTGAATAATGCTCTTGAACCAAGTGATTCCTTTGACATCAACAGTTGTTGGTCTGGTTCAGCCACTATACTCCCAGGTGAAAAGCCTGCAATTTTGTACACAGGAATTGATCACAATAAACATCAAGTTCAAAACTTAGCTATACCAAAGAATATATCAGACCCTTTCTTAAGAGAATGGCAAAAACACCCTCAAAATCCTGTGATGACTCCACCTAGTGGAGTAGAAGAGAATAATTTCAGAGACCCTTCAACTGCATGGCATGGAAAAGATGGAAAATGGAGAGTAATCATCGGTGCTCAAAATGGCGATGAAGGAAAAACTATACTTTACCAAAGTGAGGATTTTGTTAATTGGACGGTGAATCCGAATCCGTTTTTTGCAACAGATAATACTGGAGTTTGTGAATGTCCAGATTTTTTTCCTGTGTATATCAATAGCACAAATGGAGTTGATACATCTGTGGAAAATTCGAGTGTTAGACATGTTTTGAAGATAAGTTATCTAACTAAACAGCATGACTACTATTTTGTTGGTAGATATGTTTCTGGTCAGGAAAAGTTTAATCCTGATGTAACATTTACAGGAACTAGTAAAGATTTAAGGTATGATTATGGTAAATTTTATGCTTCAAAGTCTTTTTTTGACTATGCTAAGAATAGGAGAATATTGTGGGGTTGGGTGAATGAGTCAGACACTACACAAGATGATATTGAGAAAGGATGGGCTGGTTTACAG ACAATTCCAAGGCAAGTTTGGCTTGATAAAAGTGGGAAGAGATTAATACAGTGGCCAATTGAAGAAGTAGAAAAtttaagaaacaaacaaatcagtATTATAGGAAAGAAACTTGAGGGTGGATCAACTCTTGAAATCTCAGGCATTACTGCATCACAG GTTGATGTAGAAGTGTTGTTTGATCTACCTGAACTAGAAAACGGCGAGTGGTTAGAAGATCCAAGTGAAGTTGATCCTCAACTACTATGTAGCAAACAATATGAATCAAGAAGTGGCAAAATAGGGCCATTTGGTTTGTTAGCTTTAGCTTCAAAGGATCTCACAGAACAAACTGCAGtgtttttccaaatatatagaaCTTCCAATAGATATGTATGTCTAATGTGCAGTGACCAAAGCAG GTCTTCATTGCGAAAGGACCTTGATAAAACAACATATGGAACTATCTTTGACATAGATTCCAATCTCAAAACGATTTCACTTAGAAGCTTG ATTGACAAGTCCATTATTGAGAGTTTTGGAGATGGAGGGAAAGCTTGCGTAACAAGTAGAGTTTATCCCTTATTGGCTATAGAGAAAGATGCTCATCTTTATGTATTCAACAATGGAAGCCAAAGTGTGGTTATCTCACAGCTTAACGCTTGGAGCATGAAGCAAGCAGAGATAGGTCATAAGGGAAATATAAATTGTGCCTAA
- the LOC123916722 gene encoding beta-fructofuranosidase, insoluble isoenzyme CWINV6 isoform X2 yields the protein MYYKGVYHLFYQHNPYAATFGDIIIWAHSVSYDLINWIHLNNALEPSDSFDINSCWSGSATILPGEKPAILYTGIDHNKHQVQNLAIPKNISDPFLREWQKHPQNPVMTPPSGVEENNFRDPSTAWHGKDGKWRVIIGAQNGDEGKTILYQSEDFVNWTVNPNPFFATDNTGVCECPDFFPVYINSTNGVDTSVENSSVRHVLKISYLTKQHDYYFVGRYVSGQEKFNPDVTFTGTSKDLRYDYGKFYASKSFFDYAKNRRILWGWVNESDTTQDDIEKGWAGLQTIPRQVWLDKSGKRLIQWPIEEVENLRNKQISIIGKKLEGGSTLEISGITASQVDVEVLFDLPELENGEWLEDPSEVDPQLLCSKQYESRSGKIGPFGLLALASKDLTEQTAVFFQIYRTSNRYVCLMCSDQSRSSLRKDLDKTTYGTIFDIDSNLKTISLRSLIDKSIIESFGDGGKACVTSRVYPLLAIEKDAHLYVFNNGSQSVVISQLNAWSMKQAEIGHKGNINCA from the exons ATGTACTACAAAGGTGTTTACCACCTTTTCTACCAACACAATCCTTATGCAGCAACATTTGGTGATATAATCATATGGGCTCATTCTGTATCCTATGATCTCATCAATTGGATTCATCTGAATAATGCTCTTGAACCAAGTGATTCCTTTGACATCAACAGTTGTTGGTCTGGTTCAGCCACTATACTCCCAGGTGAAAAGCCTGCAATTTTGTACACAGGAATTGATCACAATAAACATCAAGTTCAAAACTTAGCTATACCAAAGAATATATCAGACCCTTTCTTAAGAGAATGGCAAAAACACCCTCAAAATCCTGTGATGACTCCACCTAGTGGAGTAGAAGAGAATAATTTCAGAGACCCTTCAACTGCATGGCATGGAAAAGATGGAAAATGGAGAGTAATCATCGGTGCTCAAAATGGCGATGAAGGAAAAACTATACTTTACCAAAGTGAGGATTTTGTTAATTGGACGGTGAATCCGAATCCGTTTTTTGCAACAGATAATACTGGAGTTTGTGAATGTCCAGATTTTTTTCCTGTGTATATCAATAGCACAAATGGAGTTGATACATCTGTGGAAAATTCGAGTGTTAGACATGTTTTGAAGATAAGTTATCTAACTAAACAGCATGACTACTATTTTGTTGGTAGATATGTTTCTGGTCAGGAAAAGTTTAATCCTGATGTAACATTTACAGGAACTAGTAAAGATTTAAGGTATGATTATGGTAAATTTTATGCTTCAAAGTCTTTTTTTGACTATGCTAAGAATAGGAGAATATTGTGGGGTTGGGTGAATGAGTCAGACACTACACAAGATGATATTGAGAAAGGATGGGCTGGTTTACAG ACAATTCCAAGGCAAGTTTGGCTTGATAAAAGTGGGAAGAGATTAATACAGTGGCCAATTGAAGAAGTAGAAAAtttaagaaacaaacaaatcagtATTATAGGAAAGAAACTTGAGGGTGGATCAACTCTTGAAATCTCAGGCATTACTGCATCACAG GTTGATGTAGAAGTGTTGTTTGATCTACCTGAACTAGAAAACGGCGAGTGGTTAGAAGATCCAAGTGAAGTTGATCCTCAACTACTATGTAGCAAACAATATGAATCAAGAAGTGGCAAAATAGGGCCATTTGGTTTGTTAGCTTTAGCTTCAAAGGATCTCACAGAACAAACTGCAGtgtttttccaaatatatagaaCTTCCAATAGATATGTATGTCTAATGTGCAGTGACCAAAGCAG GTCTTCATTGCGAAAGGACCTTGATAAAACAACATATGGAACTATCTTTGACATAGATTCCAATCTCAAAACGATTTCACTTAGAAGCTTG ATTGACAAGTCCATTATTGAGAGTTTTGGAGATGGAGGGAAAGCTTGCGTAACAAGTAGAGTTTATCCCTTATTGGCTATAGAGAAAGATGCTCATCTTTATGTATTCAACAATGGAAGCCAAAGTGTGGTTATCTCACAGCTTAACGCTTGGAGCATGAAGCAAGCAGAGATAGGTCATAAGGGAAATATAAATTGTGCCTAA
- the LOC123916741 gene encoding uncharacterized protein LOC123916741, with protein MNSLSLLHNTNATIPTHTLHFHSFIFSKPTPPFISLKPKPSTTIQCCNNNNNIIDIDMVKTKQGTYVQKQNKVVVLWDLDNKPPRGPPYNAALSLKTLAETFGHLTDISAYANRHTFTHLPEWVLNQRRERKNLDFLERKGIINPSEPYICSVCGRKCKTNVDLKKHFKQLHERERQKKVNRLNSLKGKKRQKYKERFVSGDSKYNDAVRGILTPKIGYGLASELRRAGVFVKTVEDKPQAADWALKKRMMHSLDRGVDWLFLVSDDSDFSEMLRRAKEANLGTVVVGDVDRALGRHADLWVSWDDVENGEVKEKDLVPKSREGRRRTNASTTTTMDGFGDVLIFHDDEEMEMGGDFMLEYSDDEDFDVDSDEEDDDGFYIY; from the coding sequence atgaaTTCTCTGTCACTTCTCCACAACACAAATGCAACAATCCCAACACACACTCTCCACTTCCACTCCTTCATCTTCTCCAAACCCACCCCTCCCTTCATCTCCCTCAAACCAAAACCCTCAACAACAATCCAATgttgcaacaacaacaacaacatcatcgaCATAGACATGGTAAAAACCAAACAAGGAACCTACGTACAAAAACAGAACAAAGTCGTTGTACTCTGGGACCTCGACAACAAACCACCACGTGGACCACCGTACAACGCCGCACTCTCTCTCAAAACCCTCGCCGAAACTTTCGGCCATCTCACCGACATCTCCGCTTACGCTAACCGTCACACCTTCACCCATCTCCCTGAATGGGTCCTCAATCAACGCCGTGAACGCAAAAACCTCGATTTCCTCGAACGTAAAGGTATCATTAATCCCTCCGAACCTTACATATGTTCTGTTTGCGGTCGTAAATGTAAAACAAACGTAGATCTTAAGAAACACTTTAAGCAACTTCATGAAAGAGAGAGACAGAAAAAGGTGAATCGTTTGAATTCTTTGAAAGGGAAGAAGAGACAGAAGTATAAGGAAAGATTTGTTAGTGGTGATTCAAAGTATAATGACGCGGTTCGAGGGATTTTAACGCCGAAAATTGGTTATGGTTTAGCGTCTGAGTTGCGGCGGGCGGGTGTTTTTGTTAAGACTGTTGAGGATAAACCTCAGGCTGCTGATTGGGCTTTGAAGAAACGGATGATGCATTCATTGGATAGAGGGGTTGATTGGTTGTTTTTGGTTTCGGATGATTCAGATTTTAGTGAGATGTTGAGGAGGGCTAAGGAGGCGAATTTAGGGACTGTTGTTGTTGGAGATGTTGATAGAGCTTTAGGTAGACATGCTGATTTGTGGGTTTCTTGGGATGATGTTGAGAATGGTGAGGTTAAGGAAAAGGATTTGGTTCCTAAGAGTAGAGAGGGGAGGAGAAGAACAAATGCATCGACTACTACGACAATGGATGGTTTTGGTGATGTGTTGATTTTTCATGACGATGAGGAAATGGAAATGGGAGGAGATTTTATGTTGGAGTATAGCGACGATGAGGATTTTGATGTCGATtctgatgaagaagatgatgatgggttttatatttattga
- the LOC123916733 gene encoding beta-fructofuranosidase, insoluble isoenzyme CWINV1-like, whose translation MENITKDASPKSVNSEQPYRTGYHFQPLKNWMNDPNGPMYYKGVYHFFYQRNPDGATFGHEKMVWGHSVSKDLINWTHLNDAIEPSCIGDSKSCFSGSATILPGEKPLMLYTGIDGKGHQVQNLAMPKNLSDPYLREWEKHPQNPLMTAPSGVEENEFRDPSTAWQGKDGKWRVIIGAQKGDQGKAILYKSEDFVNWIVDPNPFYATDGTGVCECPEFFPVYINSTNGVDTTMENSSVRHVLKISYYRRHLDFYFIGKYASDSDQEKFIPDAKYTETYKDLRFDYGLYYASKSFFDYATNRRILWGWVEEHDSKQDSIDKGWAGLQTIPRKIWLDKSGKQLIQWPIEELEKLRDKQISITGETLLSGSILEVKGVTASQADVEVLFELPDLQSAELLEPSEVDPQILSAEQYASRKGMIGPFGLQVLASKDITEKTTISFRIYRVVDKYICLMISDPSRSSLRQGLTKPIYATVFDIDPNIKTISLRTLIDRSIIESFGDGGRACITSRVYPLLAIEKDAHLYVFNDGNQSVVISQLNAWIMKQAEFATES comes from the exons ATGGAGAACATTACAAAGGATGCATCCCCAAAAAGTGTCAATTCTGAACAGCCATACAGAACTGGGTACCACTTTCAGCCCCTCAAAAATTGGATGAATG ATCCTAATG GACCAATGTACTATAAAGGAGTTTACCATTTCTTCTACCAACGTAACCCTGATGGAGCAACCTTTGGTCATGAGAAAATGGTATGGGGTCATTCTGTATCAAAAGATCTCATAAATTGGACTCATCTGAATGATGCTATTGAACCAAGTTGTATTGGTGACTCAAAGAGTTGCTTCTCAGGCTCAGCCACAATACTTCCAGGAGAAAAACCTCTTATGTTGTATACAGGAATTGATGGAAAAGGACACCAAGTTCAAAACTTAGCTATGCCAAAGAATCTATCTGATCCTTACTTAAGGGAATGGGAGAAACACCCTCAAAATCCTTTGATGACTGCACCTAGTGGAGTTGAAGAGAATGAATTCAGAGATCCATCAACTGCATGGCAAGGAAAAGATGGAAAATGGAGGGTAATCATTGGTGCTCAAAAAGGTGATCAAGGAAAAGCTATTCTATACAAAAGTGAGGATTTTGTCAATTGGATTGTTGATCCTAATCCATTCTATGCAACAGATGGTACTGGAGTTTGTGAATGTCCAGAATTTTTTCCTGTTTATATCAATAGCACAAATGGAGTGGATACAACTATGGAAAATTCAAGTGTTAGACATGTATTGAAGATAAGCTATTATCGTCGACATCTTGATTTCTACTTCATTGGAAAATATGCATCTGATTCTGATCAGGAGAAATTTATTCCTGATGCAAAATATACAGAAACTTACAAAGACTTAAGATTTGACTATGGCCTTTATTATGCTTCAAAGTCATTTTTTGACTATGCTACAAATAGGAGAATATTATGGGGATGGGTGGAAGAACATGACTCAAAACAAGATTCCATTGATAAAGGTTGGGCTGGTTTACag ACAATTCCAAGGAAAATTTGGCTTGATAAAAGTGGAAAGCAATTAATTCAATGGCCAATTGAAGAGCTTGAAAAACTACGTGACAAGCAAATCAGTATCACAGGAGAGACACTCCTAAGTGGATCAATTCTTGAAGTAAAAGGTGTCACTGCATCTCAG GCTGATGTGGAAGTCTTGTTTGAGCTACCTGATCTACAAAGTGCTGAGTTGCTAGAACCAAGTGAAGTTGATCCCCAAATACTTTCTGCTGAACAATATGCATCAAGAAAAGGCATGATAGGACCGTTTGGTTTGCAAGTTTTAGCATCAAAAGACATAACAGAAAAGACTACAATATCTTTCCGAATATATAGAGTCGTCGATAAATATATATGCTTGATGATAAGTGACCCAAGCAG GTCTTCATTGAGGCAGGGTCTTACTAAGCCAATATATGCAACTGTCTTTGACATAGATCCCAATATCAAAACAATTTCACTTAGAACCttg ATTGATCGGTCTATTATTGAGAGTTTTGGAGATGGAGGAAGAGCTTGCATAACAAGTAGAGTTTATCCCTTATTGGCTATAGAGAAAGATGCTCATCTTTATGTATTCAATGATGGAAATCAGAGTGTGGTTATCTCACAACTTAATGCTTGGATCATGAAGCAAGCAGAGTTTGCAACAGAAAGCTGA